In Haloarcula salinisoli, one genomic interval encodes:
- a CDS encoding DUF2797 domain-containing protein — translation MQVVGYRARVEDHAALLLAEDGAVTVERLDPETSLAYRLGERRCAGALERVDAGSEAGDSEESLVHHDCAAADAPYCAEHTSRWPCARCTGDCGKPIEACDEEHAVYLAAFAPDTVKVGVTRSWRLETRLREQGADRAAHLRTVADGRIARQVEADIAAELGDRVRVPTKIAGLADTVEEAFWTSLCAEYDPLSTYDFDYGLAIADRPIAETLATGTVVGTKGRVAVLENGGSVYAVDLRDLVGYELDEGTTERELQSSLGAFG, via the coding sequence GTGCAAGTCGTCGGCTATCGCGCACGGGTCGAGGACCACGCTGCTCTCCTGCTGGCCGAGGACGGCGCGGTCACCGTCGAGCGGCTGGACCCGGAAACGTCGCTCGCCTATCGCCTCGGCGAGCGCCGCTGTGCCGGTGCCCTCGAGCGCGTCGACGCCGGCTCCGAGGCCGGCGACAGCGAGGAATCGCTGGTCCACCACGACTGTGCCGCCGCCGACGCGCCCTATTGTGCCGAACACACCAGCCGGTGGCCCTGTGCGCGCTGTACCGGCGACTGCGGGAAACCCATCGAGGCCTGCGACGAGGAACACGCCGTCTATCTGGCGGCCTTCGCGCCCGACACCGTGAAGGTCGGCGTCACGCGCTCGTGGCGCCTGGAGACGCGGCTCCGGGAACAGGGGGCCGACCGGGCGGCCCACCTCCGGACCGTCGCCGACGGCCGCATCGCCCGGCAGGTCGAGGCCGACATCGCCGCCGAGCTCGGTGACCGCGTCCGCGTGCCGACGAAGATAGCCGGTCTCGCCGACACCGTCGAGGAGGCGTTCTGGACGAGCCTCTGTGCCGAGTACGACCCGCTTTCGACCTACGACTTCGACTACGGGCTGGCTATCGCTGACCGGCCCATCGCCGAGACGCTCGCGACCGGCACGGTGGTCGGGACCAAGGGGCGCGTCGCCGTCCTGGAGAACGGCGGCAGCGTCTACGCCGTCGACCTGCGGGACCTGGTGGGGTACGAACTCGACGAGGGCACCACGGAGCGGGAGCTCCAGTCCAGCCTGGGCGCGTTCGGGTAA
- a CDS encoding YbhB/YbcL family Raf kinase inhibitor-like protein, whose protein sequence is MADLQLSSPAFDDGERIPTEHGYTADNTSPPLEIDDVPSAAESLLLVVDDPDAKEPAGRVWDHWLCWSIPPETESIPAGTTPEGATEGQNDYGETGWGGPNPPDREHTYRFLLYALDTDLDLGPDATKDDLYDAASGHMVGKAELTGTYPS, encoded by the coding sequence ATGGCCGACCTCCAGCTGTCTAGTCCGGCGTTCGACGACGGCGAGCGAATCCCCACCGAGCACGGCTACACGGCGGACAACACCAGTCCGCCCCTGGAGATAGACGACGTGCCGTCGGCGGCCGAGTCACTCCTGCTCGTCGTCGACGACCCCGACGCGAAAGAACCCGCCGGCAGAGTGTGGGACCACTGGCTCTGCTGGTCGATTCCGCCGGAGACGGAGTCGATTCCGGCAGGCACGACCCCCGAGGGCGCCACCGAGGGACAGAACGATTACGGCGAGACCGGCTGGGGCGGGCCGAACCCGCCGGACCGGGAACACACCTACCGGTTCCTGCTGTACGCGCTGGATACGGACCTGGACCTGGGACCGGACGCGACGAAAGACGACCTCTACGACGCAGCCAGCGGTCACATGGTCGGGAAAGCGGAGCTGACCGGGACCTATCCGAGCTAG
- a CDS encoding DsbA family protein, with protein MQRFSRRTFIAGGVALATGSAGCLSGGDESTPSPGIGTIAESTTPGPERPLPSPVAGNPDADVTITAFEDYACPHCATYALDVFPRLASEYLQSETVRYEFHDFPIPVDETVSWQAANAARAVQAEAGPQAYFEYSEALFRDQSSLGPDSYASLAEDIGVDGATVRAAATDSEYDPTIRADRQGGQDRGVSGTPTVFVDGSEVSEPTYDAISAAIDSAVDQ; from the coding sequence ATGCAACGGTTCAGCCGCCGGACGTTCATCGCGGGGGGTGTCGCGCTGGCCACTGGTAGCGCCGGGTGTCTCTCGGGCGGGGACGAATCGACTCCGTCACCTGGCATCGGCACAATCGCCGAGTCGACCACACCGGGCCCGGAGCGACCGCTTCCCTCGCCGGTCGCCGGCAACCCCGACGCTGACGTGACCATCACCGCCTTCGAGGACTACGCCTGCCCACACTGTGCGACCTACGCGCTCGACGTGTTCCCCAGGCTGGCGAGTGAGTACCTCCAGTCGGAGACAGTCCGCTACGAGTTCCACGACTTCCCAATCCCCGTCGACGAAACGGTCTCCTGGCAGGCCGCCAACGCCGCCCGCGCGGTCCAGGCCGAGGCCGGCCCGCAGGCGTATTTCGAGTACAGCGAGGCCCTCTTTCGCGACCAGTCCAGCCTCGGACCGGACTCCTACGCCTCGCTGGCCGAAGACATCGGCGTCGACGGCGCGACGGTTCGAGCCGCCGCGACCGACAGCGAATACGACCCCACTATCCGCGCCGACAGACAGGGCGGGCAGGACCGCGGCGTCTCCGGGACACCGACGGTGTTCGTCGACGGGAGCGAAGTGAGCGAACCGACCTACGACGCTATCAGCGCCGCCATCGACTCGGCGGTGGACCAATGA
- a CDS encoding tRNA (cytidine(56)-2'-O)-methyltransferase encodes MRSAQDVTVLRLGHRPGRDERITTHVGLTARALGADGVVLAGAARSRADTVVDITDRFGGPFDVETTEEPKRRIREFEGTVVHLTMYGEPIQDVEDDIRTHHETEPLLVVVGAEKVPFEVYERADYNVGVTNQPHSEIASLAVFLDRLYEGAQLDREWDDPDQVVVPMETGKKVVDPEDLEDAD; translated from the coding sequence ATGAGGTCGGCACAGGACGTAACGGTGCTCCGGCTCGGTCACCGGCCGGGCCGCGACGAGCGTATCACCACCCACGTCGGACTGACCGCGCGAGCGCTGGGGGCTGACGGTGTGGTGCTCGCCGGGGCGGCACGCAGCCGCGCCGACACCGTCGTCGACATCACGGACCGCTTTGGCGGCCCGTTCGACGTGGAGACGACCGAGGAACCCAAGCGGCGCATCCGAGAGTTCGAGGGCACGGTGGTCCACCTGACGATGTACGGCGAGCCGATTCAGGACGTCGAGGACGACATCCGGACTCACCACGAGACAGAGCCGCTGCTGGTCGTCGTCGGGGCAGAGAAGGTCCCCTTCGAAGTGTACGAGCGAGCCGACTACAACGTCGGCGTAACGAACCAGCCCCACTCGGAAATCGCTTCGCTGGCGGTCTTTCTGGACCGGCTCTACGAGGGCGCACAACTCGACCGCGAGTGGGACGACCCCGACCAGGTCGTCGTTCCCATGGAGACCGGCAAGAAGGTCGTCGACCCGGAGGACCTCGAGGATGCCGACTGA
- the tfe gene encoding transcription factor E, which translates to MAFEDLLEDPVIQKYLHELVGPKGMPVAAAPPDGEVTDEELAEELGLELNDVRRALFILYENDLAAYRRLRDEDSGWLTYLWTFQYDEVPEQLEEEMYRLLEGLEERREYERNNEFYLCEHCGIRFEFGEAMEFGFECPECGNQVEAMENTRLVTAMESRIDELRSELNVDAEA; encoded by the coding sequence ATGGCTTTTGAGGATCTGCTGGAGGACCCCGTCATACAGAAGTACCTCCACGAGCTGGTCGGACCGAAAGGGATGCCGGTCGCCGCCGCGCCGCCGGACGGCGAAGTGACCGACGAGGAGCTGGCCGAGGAGCTGGGCCTCGAACTGAACGACGTGCGCCGCGCGCTCTTTATTCTCTACGAGAACGACCTGGCGGCCTACCGCCGGCTCCGCGACGAGGATTCGGGGTGGCTCACCTATCTCTGGACGTTCCAGTACGACGAGGTTCCCGAGCAGCTGGAAGAGGAGATGTACCGCCTGCTGGAGGGGCTCGAAGAGCGCCGGGAGTACGAGCGCAACAACGAGTTCTACCTCTGTGAGCACTGTGGTATCCGCTTCGAGTTCGGCGAAGCGATGGAGTTCGGCTTCGAGTGCCCCGAGTGTGGCAACCAGGTCGAAGCGATGGAGAACACCCGCCTCGTGACAGCGATGGAGAGCCGCATCGACGAGCTGCGGTCGGAACTGAACGTGGACGCCGAGGCCTGA